Part of the Zingiber officinale cultivar Zhangliang chromosome 6A, Zo_v1.1, whole genome shotgun sequence genome, ATGTTTCTGAATTCAGTCTGCAAATCGATAAATCGATGGCTGTTCATCCCAAAGATCGCTACAAAAGCACCACTGCTGATCGCTTTTCTTCCTCCACCCAGCTCGAACCATCCCAATCCGTGGTGGTGTTATGGTGTTCTTATCCTCTTGCTTCCAAACGTGCATGTGTCTCTTGTCACCTTGCGCCTCGGATTATATTTCTGCTGCTGCGATCCTGATTAattctcctcgagtaggttttGTAGCTCGATCGCCTACCTGAAGTAGAGACTAGAGATGGAATCGCCTCCTCCGCCCGCCGTGGATCTCTCCCTCACCTTGTCATCGTCGTCGtcgctgccgccgccgccgccgccgccattgCGGGACGCCGTCCGCCTCTTCCCCTGTCTCTTCTGCAACAAGAAGTTCCTCAAGTCGCAGGCGCTCGGGGGTCACCAAAACGCCCACAAGAAGGAGCGGAGCACCGGGTGGTGGCATTCGAATTCCTACCTGCACCTCCGGCCGCCACTGCTGGCGCCCGCCGCATTCTCCGGCGACCACTTCCGCCACTGCCAGGGGTCCTTCTTCCCCGTAGCCTCCCACTCGTGCAGGCCGGCAAGCGAGACCGTCGACTTCCTCAATTGGCAGAGAGCATCGCACTGCCCCCagactgctgctgctgctgctgcagctGCTCCGGACGAAGACAGAGCCGCCTTGTTCGATCTATCCTTGAAACTTTAGACTGTCCTTTAATTTGATTGTTGTCACTTCACTTCACTTCGCTTTGCTTCTGTTCTTGCTCCTGTACGACGATGTCCGTCTGAAACACGAAAGGCCGCGGCAGAGGCAGCGCGCTGTGCGCGGGCTTTGTTTTGGAGTTTGGGATCTGTGACGATCACGTTGCTTGCTTCCCTGCGAGGTTGTTTGTCATCTTTCCCGGGATGTTTAAATCAGCCCGTCCAATCAATCGCTTCGCTTCGCCTCGCCTCGCCTGGCAGTTGGACGCCGACAAGGAGGGCGAGCGCACAGTGATTCAACTGTAAACGTTCTGTCAGTTGCCATCGGACAGCATGAATCACATTTAGCTGATGCAGAATCCGAGGCAATTGAAAGCGGTGGAGGGGCTCGTGGATAGATTTCGTTGTCCGCTCTAGAAATGTTCATAGATTGTGTTTGGAGACGTCTCGAAAACCAAAATTACTTTTTCATATTGGATCCGTCCAAATCtatgatgatcctgtccgaacgttaACTCAACATACATTAGACACGTGGCGCTCTTTGAACTGCTGATATGGATCTCCGTCCGGTCGCACGAGTCTTCGGCGAATCTGTaaagaagtcgggtcgggaaggggttcccgacgacgaccctccaacgctcaagtcaggtaagaggAAAATGAGAGTGACTCCGAATATGCGAGAGTGCGTAATTGCGTGAATGCGTCCCTCCGGTGAAgaatgaggacccttatatagagccaggaagaggcttatgcacacataccggGGTGTATacgtgtcctttcccataccgtaatatgggcttgccagagaagcatgcctgacaccatactgctaccgTCTCAACatctctttgatgggacagcagaaccttccgtcgtacgcTTCTGCGTATGACCTGGTCGTCGAAtatacctgctgtcagaagatgtttccacACATCCCCTGTTCCTTGTCTCCTTTTCACCGAGCCTAGTGTCCGTCCGCTCGGCAAGCATCGacccgaccgggcgtaggtatcagTCCGACCGAGAAGCTTCTCCCGGCCACGTGCTCGGATGACTGTTCACAGTATTGCtgctttatgccttcggccgagcagaCTATCCGCTCGACCACTcgaccctgttcaacatgagcgtcggaaccccgactccccgtcggggtgTCTTTATTTCCGCTCGGGCCCATTCAGCCGATCGCCCCAACTGCTCTCCGCTCGGCCGAACCTCGTGCTGCCCTTGgtacttttgacctctacgtggcgttgactcttcccaaagggggtcccccgtccttactgtcggatcacttgcctccccctcaagtccagtcgaaggaggcgattagtccgactgactggaccgccagtcGCTCCGAGCGACGTTTCCATGCAACTATACTCCGCTCGGCTACACGGGGGTAGCCGTAACGTCGGTCAACATCGCCATTCCTCGGATCTTCTGGAAATCtatgccaatcttcgacattaaggtcgagcacgcgcttaTTAAATGTGGCCTATGTCGCGGCGCCACTTGGCACCCCTGGTGCCGTCAGCGTACAGCGACGACGTTACCTTCGATGGGACCGTCttagtttgaaatggacggccagaTACAGGCTtcgattcccgtgacctaaaatcgACGGCTGAGGCCGCTCGGGCTtatccctataaagccttcgtccTCTTCCACCGCCACACCTTTGCTATCGCGTGCTTCACAATTCTTCTCTCTCGGTGCTCCGACGATCCTGCTCCTGTCCTCCGACGATCTCCGGCGTCGTTCTTTCGATCTTCCGTCTCTTTAtaaggttctccttcctttcctcTTCGTTAATCTTGTGTTTTTTTGTCTAGTTTTCGTCCTCTACGCACTGTTTcatctatcatcttcttccttttatccTCTGCTTTTCGTCTTTTTTGGTTTTGcccgctcggacaatggctagctcctcccaatctcaagaccaaaccctcggcccatggtatactaccatggagtcacgcttcgatcggcgcgacgccgatattctgatggatacctttgacatcccttctgacttcgaaattatcttactctctccctccgctcggccacacaaaccgctgCGTGGAGCTTTTTGTGTTTTTCGTGACCAGTTCACAGCTGGTCTGcgatttcccattcatcccttcatcgttgaagtttgcaactttttcggcattccgctcggaagcctagtccccaacactttccgccttttatgcggcgtcgtcgtcttgttcaaaatccacaatatcccgctccgaccggaggttttctactttttttattaccctaaacagtccgagctagacacatatatgttccaggctcggcctggtttagttttcttcaataaactgccttcttccaataagcattggaaagaattctacttttaCCTTCGCATGCCCGAGTGGGCTCCCTTCCTAACGtagtggcagatcggaccaccaacctCACCAGATCTCaaaaggttcaaaacccgaccggactatcttcatgccgccaacatgctagccggtctgaggtTTGACATAAACaagttcctgcctgaaggggtgatgtatatattcggtctaagtccgatcaggaccccccctTCCGAGcgacttcggtaagaattttactttgtgcattcgttttaattgctaactgattttctctgttttcctttgtaacaaacattgtcatggagtcggtgatgactggaattttgaagaagaaagcggcagcgctcgaggccgcggcggccaaagagatggagacgcTTGGCATTCAGCCGGTTGGCTCGaacgaaggagagagcgagacaaatgcgggggagtcggccgctcaggcttctctcccagagctagtggctggcgcaactgctagtcgagagccttccgcccgggaggaaggctcgactcaggaggaagagcgtccccttcgacaaaagaggcgtcgagtggagacgccactccgctcggctacaTCTGCGGTCCATCCATCCGAGCGGGGCACCACCGATTTTCGTGGCAAAGCGCCAGAAGTGGAGGCGATCTCGTctgatcggactccctcccaacTAGACGCGTCTACGGACCCCCTTGAGGCCGTTCCGATCAgctcccttccgcccgctccccgccaaGTCCAACAGTTAACAATTTTGTCCCAATTTTCGGCgtcggcctccgatccttccctggcttccgcccagacgacgCCCGGTCGGCGCAGCACCGTCCGTGTCTCTCTGCATCTCCCCACTGAGGAATTAATGCCTGAAGTCGATCGACCAACAACGCCCGAGCACCTGATCACAATGAAAGGGCCCTTagctgaaatgtgggccgacgctcgggcatgCGTCGCAATGATTCCCCTCAgtaatctggccaacagccacatgcaacaggccacgggggtaagtttgttttctcAAGTCCTTTACGCATTCTCTCCGACCGGCTACTAACAGCTTTGCTCGtgacagagatgggtggaggagatcgccgtttgcaatcgtctggcgatggtggacgcaGAATTAAAAAGATTAAAGAGTGCGGGCGGCGCACCTTCTCAGGGTCCaacatatgccgagctgcagaaggagctcaaaaagacccaagatttgctagaggccgaacggaagaagacggccgaccaggcgcaTACTTTATCTGAGCTCGATCGACAGGTCAAATAACTTGACCGAAAAACAAGCCTGGCGatcgagcggaagaagacggctatctccgacctggagaagaagaatgtcgaggctcgggccCTGGAGCAAAAGGTTAAGGAGCTAATGGATCATCTGGACGGCGAGAAggtgagccgctcggccgaggttATCAAATATAAAGAAGAATTCAAGACTTTGCAGGAGTCCCTCGCAGCCTCCCAAGCagccttcaaggaatatcaagacgcTGAGCCTGGCCGAGTCGCAGCTCTGAGGttgaattacatccgctcggaagtattctcggagaaagtctgcgaacggatgtacaaCGCCTTCGAGCtcgctatgaccgccaccacaacTTACTTGAAGTGCAAGGGTCATCTTGCCGACTCCGTCCTCATTCCGGCCCAAGATCAAGCGGCGCTCCTCGGCAACATCCCCCCGGAGATTTATGATTTTCTTGAGTAGAAATTTTTATGTAACTCGGCCACTCGGCCAAAAACTTATCAATTTTTGTAATTCGACCGCTCGGCCTTAATTTCGCTGATATGCTATCCTTTTGCTTGCTTTTTTTCTTTCGCTAATCAATACGCATGCTGTCCGCTTGCCTCTTATCACACCTCTCTTGTGATCGAAAAGGATTTTTTGCGAAATATTTTGcgtagctagtccgctcggcttAATATATCTTGTTTCAACAGAAGAGGTTGTTCGTTGGATGTTGGCATGTACTCTGGGGTACTTGGCCGATCGGTGAAATGACTCACCAGTTAAAACCTCTTTATTGCattctttcgctcggagggtttatagtcgccggctcgactctcgatatttaacgtcggggctcgactctcgatatttaacgtcggagctcgacggtcttccgctcggagggtttatagtcgccggctcgactctcgatatttaacgtcggatctcgacggtcttccgcttggagggtttatagtcgccggctcgactctcgatatttaacgtcggagctcgacggtcttcctctcggagggtttatagtcgccggctcgactctcgatacttaacgtcggagctcgacggtcttctgctcggagggtttatagtcgccggctagactctcgatatttaacgtcggagctcgacagttttccgctcggagtgtttatagtcgccggctcgactctcgatatttaacgtcggagctcgacggtcttccgctcggagggtttatagtcgccggctcgactctcgatatttaacgtcggagctcgacggtcttccgctcggagtgtttatagtcgccggctcgactctcgatatttaacgtcggagctcgacggtcttccgctcggagggtttatagtcgccggctcgactctcaatatttaacgtcggagctcgacggtcttccgctcggagtgtttatagttgccggctcgactctcgatatttaacgtcggagctcgacggtcttccgctcggagtgtttatagtcgccggctcgactctcgatatttaacgtcggagctcgacggtcttccgctcagagggtttatagtcgccggcccgactctcgatatttaatgtcggagctcgacggtcttccgctcgagggAGGCGTCTGCTCGgcgggccttgccttttctgttgtctcgtattggcacttcgtctgatgaagatcctcgatcacgattaactgctgcggcttcagaaggcgtgcggaatagggcccgatgaaatggaaccgtggcatgcggtgcttccgctcgacccccTGATGCTGATGTCGCTTGTTGCTCAATCCGCTCAGCTTGCGACTTCTgcttttgttccacaagcttagctgctcttacctcgatcagagcatcgagctcctccgtggagagcatcaccgagtgcggtcgtccagcttcgtccgttgcttccgctcggatgcaggtcccacagacggcgccaaatgatcctgtctgaacgctgacttaacggacgctgggcacgtggcgctctccgaactgctgacgtggatctccgtcCGGTCGCACGAGTCTTCGGCGAACCTgtaaagaagtcgagccgggaaggggttcccggcgacgaccctccgacgctcaagtcaggcaagaggaaaatgagaGTGGCTCCGAATATGCGAGAGTGCATAATCGCGTGAATGCGTCCCTCCGGTGAAgaatgaggacccttatatagagccaggaagaggcttatgcacacatactggggtgtacacgtgtcctttcccataccgtagtaTGGGTTTGCCAGAgaagcatgtctgacaccatactgctacagtctcaacgcctctttgatgggacagcagaaccttcggTCCTACgcttctgcgtatggcctggttgtCGAATATGCCTGCTGTCAAAAGATGTTTCCCCACGTCCCCTGGTCCTTGTCTCCTTTTCACCGAGCCTAGCGTCCGTCCGCTCGGCAAGCATCGACCCGACCGGgcataggtatcggtccgaccgggaagcATCTCCCGGCCACGTGCTCGGATGACTGTTCA contains:
- the LOC121994543 gene encoding zinc finger protein 1-like; translated protein: MESPPPPAVDLSLTLSSSSSLPPPPPPPLRDAVRLFPCLFCNKKFLKSQALGGHQNAHKKERSTGWWHSNSYLHLRPPLLAPAAFSGDHFRHCQGSFFPVASHSCRPASETVDFLNWQRASHCPQTAAAAAAAAPDEDRAALFDLSLKL